From Spirosoma aerolatum, one genomic window encodes:
- a CDS encoding DUF1501 domain-containing protein, giving the protein MKRRDFLAAASASLVPVMLDGFGLKAMTSQSALVRSLLQTGALATDRVLVIVYLNGGNDGLNTVIPRDQYSLYTGLRSNIAIPENAVLALDGNPATGLHPAMTGMRDLYNTGKLSIIHSVSYPNPDQSHYRATDIWMTAVDANVTSDSGWAGRYLENRFPGYPVGYPNPQMEDPLAIQIGYLTSTALLGSQQSMGIALSDPDSFYQLVGSGGTTSPGDVPCCDAGELIAFIRQQQVLSVGYATEIKAAADAGQNMATYPDASAKNSLADQLKIVARLIHGGLKTKIYFVSLSGFDTHSTQVDPTNVLIGAHADLLGKVSTAISAFQQDLKLQGTEDKVVGMTFSEFGRRANSNNSRGTDHGVAAPMFVFGSNLKHRTFGQNPDLANLTGQTGNKDITMQIDFRRVYTDILNDWFGTASTTTNSLLFHPFPTISLFSDTVETVASGNWQDKSIWTVGRVPFANEYVKVNAGHTVTISQNTSVKNIRLDGKLVYTGSYSVQVTG; this is encoded by the coding sequence ATGAAACGTAGAGACTTTTTGGCAGCAGCCTCCGCGAGCCTGGTGCCTGTAATGCTGGATGGATTTGGGCTGAAAGCCATGACGAGCCAATCCGCTCTGGTTCGATCCCTGTTGCAAACGGGAGCCCTGGCTACCGATCGGGTCCTGGTAATCGTGTATCTCAATGGCGGGAATGACGGCCTGAACACCGTAATTCCACGGGATCAATACTCGCTCTATACAGGATTACGAAGCAACATCGCCATTCCCGAAAACGCAGTCTTGGCGCTGGATGGCAATCCGGCAACTGGCCTCCATCCGGCCATGACCGGCATGCGCGATCTGTACAATACCGGTAAACTCTCAATCATTCACTCGGTTTCGTACCCCAACCCTGATCAGTCGCATTACCGGGCTACCGACATCTGGATGACCGCCGTCGATGCCAACGTTACATCGGATTCGGGCTGGGCGGGCCGTTATCTCGAAAATCGATTCCCTGGCTATCCAGTTGGCTATCCGAATCCGCAGATGGAAGACCCACTGGCGATTCAGATCGGCTATCTGACCTCAACAGCCCTATTGGGGAGTCAGCAATCCATGGGCATTGCTCTCAGTGACCCCGATAGTTTTTACCAGTTGGTCGGATCGGGGGGCACTACATCGCCGGGCGATGTGCCCTGTTGCGATGCAGGCGAACTGATTGCATTTATCCGGCAGCAACAGGTTCTGTCGGTTGGCTATGCGACCGAGATTAAGGCAGCTGCCGATGCGGGTCAGAACATGGCCACTTATCCCGATGCATCGGCCAAGAACTCACTGGCCGACCAGTTGAAAATCGTAGCCCGGTTGATCCACGGAGGACTGAAAACGAAAATCTATTTTGTCTCGCTCAGTGGGTTCGATACCCATTCAACCCAGGTCGATCCAACCAACGTGCTGATTGGAGCCCATGCCGACTTACTGGGCAAAGTATCGACGGCCATCAGTGCCTTTCAGCAGGATTTAAAGTTGCAGGGCACCGAAGACAAAGTGGTTGGCATGACGTTCTCCGAGTTTGGACGACGGGCCAACTCCAACAATTCGCGAGGCACCGATCACGGTGTTGCGGCTCCCATGTTCGTTTTCGGCAGTAATTTAAAGCACCGCACCTTTGGTCAGAACCCCGATCTTGCCAATCTGACGGGTCAGACTGGCAACAAAGATATCACGATGCAGATCGACTTCCGGCGGGTTTATACCGACATCCTCAACGACTGGTTTGGCACCGCTTCCACAACGACAAACTCATTACTTTTTCATCCTTTCCCCACCATATCGCTTTTCTCAGATACCGTCGAAACGGTGGCATCGGGCAACTGGCAGGACAAATCGATATGGACTGTTGGGCGCGTTCCGTTTGCCAACGAATATGTAAAAGTAAACGCCGGGCATACGGTCACCATCAGCCAAAATACGTCCGTCAAAAATATTCGTCTGGATGGTAAATTAGTGTACACTGGGTCTTATTCCGTTCAGGTTACCGGCTGA
- a CDS encoding DUF1800 domain-containing protein, which produces MPYLEPYTTLLTAKTAAHLLRRATFGPTQTEITSFTGLTATQAVQQLISNADYSPPPPVDLDSNQPTAGQTYLDKPFNGDRNFDFGHYLRYWWLGLMASQTTPPSLLDKLTLFWQNHFVTTREVVDDYRFVNQYMQLLRNNALGNFRTLVTQISKDPAMLRYLNGNENEVGKPNENYARELQELFTVGAFDFVGNKNYTEDDVKAAARVLTGWKYTNYWVVGSTSFSSTFSLSKHDKTNKTFSAQYNNTTITGRSTTTAGDDELADLVTMLLNHPQTSRFICRKLYRWYVNPNVTQTIEDNVIVPLAQFFASPSNNYAIQPVIVKLLTSQIFFDDTNRGSLVKSPVDLAVGAMRFFNQPVPDMTTDYAAFKVYCDFMFWRMRDMQMALIDQPSVFGYDAYYQTGYSRIWINTTTLALRSDYTDAYIWRWLQVKPTYKMGIDLLGWVTSLQPNFSDVAGTPAISCVDVQAAFSKNLFALDLFPSQTNFLIDTIMMQGIPRSSWTVEWNNYRSNPTNMNRKNAVLYRLQNLMKYMLRMAEYQLF; this is translated from the coding sequence ATGCCTTATCTGGAGCCGTATACCACCCTGCTTACGGCCAAGACGGCTGCCCATTTGCTTCGGCGGGCAACCTTCGGGCCCACCCAGACCGAAATCACCAGTTTCACGGGCTTAACGGCTACACAGGCAGTTCAGCAGCTTATCAGCAATGCTGACTACTCGCCACCGCCACCCGTTGACCTGGATAGTAACCAACCAACGGCCGGGCAAACGTACCTCGATAAACCGTTCAACGGCGACCGAAATTTTGATTTTGGCCATTATTTACGGTATTGGTGGTTGGGCCTGATGGCCTCCCAAACAACCCCACCGAGCCTGCTTGATAAACTAACCCTATTCTGGCAAAATCATTTTGTAACGACCCGCGAAGTCGTCGATGACTATCGCTTTGTCAATCAGTATATGCAGTTGTTGCGCAACAATGCTTTGGGAAATTTCCGTACGCTGGTCACTCAGATCAGTAAAGACCCGGCTATGCTGCGTTACCTGAACGGCAACGAAAATGAGGTCGGCAAGCCCAACGAGAATTATGCTCGTGAACTTCAGGAATTGTTTACAGTAGGCGCATTTGATTTTGTCGGAAATAAAAATTATACCGAAGACGATGTAAAAGCAGCAGCCCGGGTGCTCACAGGTTGGAAGTACACCAATTATTGGGTAGTTGGCTCGACCAGTTTCAGCAGTACTTTTTCACTGTCGAAACACGACAAAACCAACAAAACCTTTTCGGCACAGTATAACAATACCACCATTACAGGTCGATCGACAACAACGGCAGGTGACGATGAACTAGCCGACCTGGTGACTATGCTGCTGAATCACCCACAAACGTCACGGTTTATCTGTCGGAAACTGTATCGGTGGTACGTAAATCCTAACGTTACCCAGACAATCGAGGATAACGTCATTGTTCCACTAGCCCAGTTTTTTGCCAGTCCATCAAATAACTACGCCATTCAGCCGGTCATTGTCAAATTACTAACCAGCCAGATTTTTTTCGATGACACCAATCGCGGGTCTCTGGTAAAATCACCGGTCGATCTGGCCGTGGGGGCTATGCGGTTCTTCAATCAGCCTGTACCGGATATGACTACCGACTATGCTGCGTTTAAGGTGTACTGCGATTTCATGTTCTGGCGTATGCGTGACATGCAGATGGCGCTGATCGATCAGCCGTCCGTTTTTGGGTATGACGCCTACTATCAGACCGGTTATTCGAGAATCTGGATCAATACGACTACGCTGGCGCTTCGGAGCGATTATACCGATGCCTATATCTGGCGCTGGCTTCAGGTAAAACCAACCTATAAAATGGGCATCGACCTACTGGGCTGGGTCACATCGCTTCAACCCAACTTTTCGGATGTAGCCGGAACGCCTGCGATTTCATGCGTTGATGTTCAGGCTGCCTTTTCTAAAAATCTGTTTGCCCTCGATCTGTTTCCGTCGCAGACCAACTTTTTGATCGACACGATTATGATGCAAGGTATTCCGCGTTCGTCTTGGACAGTTGAGTGGAACAATTATCGCTCAAACCCAACGAACATGAACCGAAAAAATGCAGTGCTGTACCGATTACAGAATTTAATGAAATACATGCTCCGCATGGCTGAATATCAACTTTTTTAA